A single Lactuca sativa cultivar Salinas chromosome 8, Lsat_Salinas_v11, whole genome shotgun sequence DNA region contains:
- the LOC111917040 gene encoding uncharacterized protein LOC111917040 gives MAQLLLLFLILTHTFLTLASPSAEIEPSVVGPPQTAEAPRSRKLGNHHVSEAEPPTTATSRDHEGNGGSAKEESGMYLEKQHKHHHGSGSVDKSIAGGGVILGGLVMAFVVSIVCYIRATRRRSMVEPPTPTTVRGV, from the coding sequence ATGGCCCAATTGCTTCTTCTTTTCTTGATCTTAACACACACATTTCTAACCCTAGCATCACCATCTGCAGAAATCGAGCCTTCTGTGGTTGGACCACCGCAAACAGCTGAAGCACCCAGAAGTCGTAAACTTGGGAACCATCATGTAAGCGAAGCGGAGCCACCAACCACCGCAACATCAAGGGATCATGAAGGGAACGGTGGGAGTGCGAAGGAGGAGAGTGGAATGTACTTGGAGAAGCAACATAAACACCACCATGGTTCAGGGTCGGTCGATAAGTCAATTGCCGGTGGTGGGGTGATCCTTGGAGGGTTGGTTATGGCTTTTGTGGTGTCGATCGTCTGCTACATTCGAGCCACCAGAAGAAGAAGTATGGTGGAACCACCCACACCAACCACCGTTCGGGGAGTTTGA